The following are from one region of the Primulina eburnea isolate SZY01 chromosome 17, ASM2296580v1, whole genome shotgun sequence genome:
- the LOC140818700 gene encoding uncharacterized protein: MAIPSSITIFLLFLLSAASVLPSHAELITIKGVKVAGRLFCSATGNPCPTCSGIEGVNVTITCNGATTSVGSVLTDASGFFNTVLNLADGLLFDNTSLPCFVTVKLPIAKCTLLPPTGILRAPVNFLGNVITGTVGLVAETVIATLNVPE; this comes from the exons ATGGCAATCCCTTCCTCCATCACCATCTTTCTCCTCTTCCTCCTTTCTGCGGCCTCGGTGCTTCCCTCGCATGCAGAGCTTATCACCATAAAGGGTGTCAAGGTCGCCGGCCGCCTATTCTGCTCAGCCACCGGCAATCCTTGCCCCACTTGCAGCGGCATTGAGGGGGTGAATGTCACCATCACTTGCAATGGAGCCACCACTAGTGTTGGTAGCGTGCTCACGGATGCTAGCGGGTTTTTCAATACCGTTCTCAATCTTGCCGATGGGCTTTTGTTTGACAACACTTCGTTGCCTTGTTTTGTGACTGTTAAGCTTCCCATTGCAAAATGCACACTCTTGCCACCCACCGGAATCCTTCGAGCTCCGGTGAATTTCCTAGGAAACGTCATTACTGGCACTGTCGGGTTGGTTGCCGAAACCGTCATAG CTACTCTTAATGTTCCTGAATAA